The genomic interval TCGTGGAGGGTATGACGTAGgcgctgatgacgtcacatgggTCGTAGTGACGTGGTGGGGCGCAGGGGAATGTTCTGGGGATAGTTTCATTATATCAACCCAGTTATTTGGCTCGGGTTCGTAGCGAGTCACTTTCATATTAGGGGTTGTCGGGTTTTGTGCAACGCGGTTGACACTCTTTATGTCAGATGCCACGTACCGACTATACACGTTCGGGTGGGCGTGTTGGGGGTATGGCAACCGCTTGTCCGGTGTGTTGTTGTTCCTGTTGTACAGATGCACGGGTACTGGGATCGACTCCAGGTCCGGGTAATACTCTGGCGAGGGCAACCACGAATTTGAGTCCAATGGCGTCTCATTCCAACGTCGTTGTTCTTGACGTTGGGGTTTATACGTCACACGGTCGCAGTTTGGGGAAAGCACCGACGGTAGCATGGTAGAGCTTGGTGGTCGAGGCAAGGGGGTTCGTATGCCTGCGTCTTCCACAGCGCGACGGAACGCAGAGTTAGGTTGAGGTGCGTTGGCCGCGGTAACCACCGAGTGCATGGATTTTGATAAAGGGGTGGGGTATGGGTGTGTCTGAGTtgtatttatgacgtcatccatCTCCAGCGACCTCGAGCGGCTCATTTGTTCGGCGCGGATCCTGGGTTCTCCTGATAATGGTAGATAGGATGGGGTACTTCTAGGGGTTCTACGACCCCTATATGAACCCCCAGGCATGGGGCTTGGGTCTCTACTTAAACCAGCAGCTAATTCCCGAAGGTTTTCAAGAGATTcctgaaaataaaaccaaatttacTAACATGGACAATAAACAACGtccttttagagtcgtaaggatggggtgtaaataatattgtttactcccaaacggaattataaaagaaaatgaaaacatggaccatcttatcCAAacctattatatttatacagtttttattagtagctgtataaataagtttgtcaaatatttttacctccATTTTATTTTCGTACATACTGTCCGTGTCGCCCTCGCTTATTTCCTTTAGCGGCGTCACACTTATCGTTGGCCCGCTTCCCCCTGCTGCACCATGCACGTTATCGTAGACGCTAAAAGGCCGCGCGGAAGGCGAAACTTCCGCGGGACCTGCGCCGCCCGAAACCCCGCCGGAGTCCGGGATTTCTCCCGATCCCGACGAATCAAATGTAGACGGCGCGTTGGCCTGTCGACGGTTCGAAAATGTGAAACTGCTGCGAGTTTATTGGAACAAAATGACAGGAATCACTGGTTGGTTAGTACTAATTATTGCTAATTAAGAATTAGGTggcaaattaaaacaaatctacCAAGACCATGCAGTGTATGTAGGTGTTGCTTTAAATTTGTGGAAAtaacaagatttttttgtacattatGTTTCAGTTTGTTTTATGATCATATGGGTGTCCTGTTTTATAGCAGACACACATGCTGTATTCATAAATCTCATGCCAACTGTTGATGTCTTTAAAttatcagttttaaaacttattaatataaatcagATATCCAGATTCCACAGATTTAAagcaactaaataaaaaattcacaaCCTAGTTTAACTAACAGTTGTTCGgttgtgttaaaaaattatggcTAGGGAACCCCACGAACAACTTGTAGTAAAAGATGTGTTTTAAATGCAAGTTGACAGACATCTTTTATGAAGTATCTGTCACCAATTGGTTAAGTGGAAAAACTTCTGGAgacctttttaaaataatttttgacaGGTTgttatggtagggtgggaaaagatgggacaccttttcattctattttctagtcccatttggtggtacacaaacaacattcaaaaaattataaaactgtattctcacgacttcaacaaacagttgttaattgtttaaaacttgatcagaatatttgaagaatatcatgtgctaaaggtgtcccatcttaccccacagtactatatgtaatGAGTTGACAATGAATTCATTGCATTTAAGTTTGTTTGactaaaagatttttaaattaaagttgtttGGCATTTTGCTAGCTTAAAATTAATGCGCAACACTGCAAATTATATTAGTTGTGCCTCACTGCCTCGTTTGCTGGATTAGTAAAGAATTATTTgtacttgttttaattgaaaaacaaaCTACAACATTAGTGGAGAAAAGATAAAAGAAAAAGCCATTTATGCGAAACGAATATAAATTTTACTgatcaaaaactaaaaataaaaaattaaactaatctTCATTATAGTTTGTACTAATAGTTGCACCAGTTATTAGGTTGATGTGTAATTATCAACATTTAGCATGTTGCATGGCATTTATTcctgtttttctttcttttccaGCCTGATGTTTTAGAAATTgcacataaataataaagtactTTATGTCAGTATCTCTCAAAAATAGTTCAAGTGAAATTGTaatttataagatatttatgtcTTACCTTGTCATGTGACCTTGGCACGGTTGAATGATTTCTTAAATGCTCGGCGctttttgactttttatacGAAGAAGATTCATTTTTGGTGGGTGAGGTAGCAGCGGATATTGAACCCCAATTTGCCCGGGGTGTCACCCATTTTGGggatcccccaaaaaatttaTCGTTATGTGCGGGTGAGGGGGTTTTTCCAGGACTTGGGGCTTTCCAGACAATTTGTACTTTCCCGTTGTCATGACTACCGTGTGATTCAGACGACGAATCGTTCGGTAAACGTAACTGACCGTTTGTCCGCTTGGGGGGGTTGTTGGGCGGTTGTTTGGTGCTCGATGAAGGTGTTACCTTCGCTGTCCTTTTACCCGACGATTGCACNNNNNNNNNNNNNNNNNNNNNNNNNNNNNNNNNNNNNNNNNNNNNNNNNNATTTCTCCCGATCCCGACGAATCAAATGTAGACGGCGCGTTGGCCTGTCGACGGTTCGAAAATGTGAAACTGCTGCGAGTTTATTGGAACAAAATGACAGGAATCACTGGTTGGTTAGTACTAATTATTGCTAATTAAGAATTAGGTggcaaattaaaacaaatctacCAAGACCATGCAGTGTATGTAGGTGTTGCTTTAAATTTGTGGAAAtaacaagatttttttgtacattatGTTTCAGTTTGTTTTATGATCATATGGGTGTCCTGTTTTATAGCAGACACACATGCTGTATTCATAAATCTCATGCCAACTGTTGATGTCTTTAAAttatcagttttaaaacttattaatataaatcagATATCCAGATTCCACAGATTTAAAGCAACTGAATGAAAAATTCACAACCTAGTTTAACTAACAGTTGTtcggttgtgttttaaaattatggcTAGGGAACCCCACGAACAACTTGTAGTAAAAGATGTGTTTTAAATGCAAGTTGACAGACATCTTTTATGAAGTATCTGTCACCAATTGGTTAAGTGGAAAAACTTCTGGAgacctttttaaaataatttttgacaGGTTgttatggtagggtgggaaaagatgggacaccttttcattctattttctagtcccatttggtggtacacaaagaacattcaaaaaattataaaactgtattctcacgacttcaacaaacagttgttaattgtttaaaacttgatcacaatatttgaatatgatgtgctaacggtgtcccatcttaccccacagtactatatgtaatGAGCACTTTGCCTTTtagcttaaaaaaacaaccctAGCAGCAATTTCCAGGTGTTGGTAGAAATAGTGGTGACAATGAATTCATTGCATTTAAGTTTGTTTGACTAAAAGATTTTTAGATTAAAGTTGTTTGGCATTTTGCTAGCTTAAAATTAATGCGCAACACTGCAAATTATATTAGTTGTGCCTCACTGCCTCATTTGCTGGATTAGTAAAGAATTATTTgtacttgttttaattgaaaaacaaaCTACAACATTAGTAGAGAAAAGATAAAAGAAAAAGCCATTtatgcaaaataaatataaatttcactaatcaaaaataaaaaaggaaaaattaaTCTAGTCTTCAAAATAGTTTGTACTTAATATTTAGCATGTTGCAATGcatttattcttgtttttctttcttttccaGCCTGATGTTTTAGAAATTGCCCATAAATAAGAAAGTACTTTATGTCAGTATCTCTCTTATTGTATCAAAAATAGGAGTTcaagtgaaataaaaaataaaacaatttaaagatgaaaaaattataatttataagatATTAATGTCTTACCTTGTCATGTGACCTTGGCACGGTTGAATGATTTCTTAAATGCTCAGCGctttttgactttttatacGAAGAAGATTCATTTTTGGTGGGTGAGGTAGCAGCGGATATTGAACCCCAATTTGCCCGGGGTGTCACCCATTTTGGggatcccccaaaaaatttaTCGTTATGTGCGGGTGAGGGGGTTTTCCCTGGACTCGGGGCTTTCCATACAATTTGTACTTTCCCGTTGTCATGACTACCGTGTGATTCGGACGACGAATCATTCGGTAAACGTAACTGACCGTTTGTCCGCTTGGTGGGGTTGTTGGGCGGTTGTTTGGTGCTCGATGAAGGTGTAACCTTCGCTGTCCTTTTACCCGACGATTGCACGTCATCAGATGATACCGGGGCGTCACTTAACGGTGACGACTCCTTCGTATTGCTTGGAACATGTTCAACAgattttttcctattttcttttttcgatgaattttttttttcaacggGTGAAGCAACACTCTCCACTTGTGGGCGCTCTTCCTTCTTTTTCACGGAAGATTTTTCGTCACTCTTCTTTTGCTGAGGACTACTGATGTTACTGGAAGGGGTAGGAATTGCTCCGTTTGGAATTTgttcttcttttttcttatCTTTCTTGGACTTCCTCTTGCTTCCACGAATTGATGAagatttcttctttttctctaaaaataaacttaattaatataaaatggaaACACTGGAAAAAAAAGAAGCCTAAAAATATGATATAAAAACACTCGAAAATAACTCATGGCACGCTGTGGTATTTCAcacacatagaatagaaacatgAAAATCCGGATATAACTTGCAAAAATAGTAAAGTTTGAAACCTTCACTTTAGGGTATCTGAACAACAAACTTAACAGGCACATTAAATCTAACCAGAGGTGATTACTTGTAAATAAcaccaaagtttttaaatattgtttttccCTCCAAAACATACAGTTTCCcctttaaaaatgattaacctaattttatttcattttttttttttaagtattgttTAGGCATAtacctttattttttcaagttttattttgagagttttaaaaataaatagtttaggCAATTTCAAATTTTCTACCTTCACTTGACTTGATGGTAACAGGTGATCGGAGTCCAGTTTCTTGTGCAAAGGTCGGTTTAACTTTAAGTCCAAACGGAAGTTTCGGTAATTCCTCTTCTCCAGCGGGTGGCGGTAGATCTACACCAGCTCGTTTCAATTCACCCATGTTTATCTGGGGTAAAATAAGGGTAAAATTGGGGTTGTTCAATCATATATGGGGTAAAATTTACTCGTttatggggtaaaatgaggGTAAATATTTGCATAAACCGTAACTAGGGTGGTTTTTAAATGGTTGGGTTAAATTTGGTTGACTCAAAATATCTCAGATTGGGTAAATATTTTGGTGAATGGGATAATTCCAATATAATCGGGTAAAAGGGAGTTTTACCAACTGGATTAGAGGTTGCTATTTCGGTAAATAAGGTAATTTGTCACTTTATTGGGCAAGGAGAGTAAATTAATAATGTTGGTTCAGTAAATTgggtaatttataaattatgtcACGAAAAAATACATAGTTAGTACTTAATCACACATACATACACATAGAGATACATACACATACACAGTAACATTACGATACACAAAATACATACTTTCACACACTGATAGTATATACACATTACACACACACAGGCacattacattttacaaaaacacacCAACACATTTAACACAAACCTTAAGCTGTTCAATAACAGCATCGTCATCCAAACCAAAATCTTGCGAAAGTTTTTCTTGTAAGAAACGAACAATACCGTCCATGTCCATCTTCTTCAATGCAGCTGGTGGAGGGTTAAACATTAGATTTTGGTCGGGTGGCTCGTGATATAAATAACCTATAAAATTAAGGTTCTAGTGCACACCAAACGCAGTGGCTTCACTGGCTTGTTTAGGGGTTAggtgcttgcattgtaactaaaagataccaggttcaatgcttgatACCGATAGgcgtatgttttttttgggcaagacatttaacggccattgctccaacccagtcaCTAGTgagttgtagcaccctgggtttTGGTGTAATAGGCCAAATCTTGCCTAAATCTTTGGCCCCATGACGTGCTGCACTGTAAggcctcacccacatagaatagttccatgttaaaaaacataggtgaattttttttaaatgcaggggaggcaaaATACTTAGCCATGCAACTCAGAACTTAATGGTTTCTAACAGTTACTGAtgaatgcagtgcagaaaacaCCATGGTGGACATGCCTACTTTGCCAACCAGCTAATATGGTTTAATCAAGTTTTACAAAGAACTTACTTTTGTGTATTCGAAGTGCGGTAAATGACATTGCCGTTAAAACCCTCTCCCCCTCTAATACATAGATATCCCATATTCGTAACGTGAGAGGGAATGGTGTTCGATCTAGGAAACATTGGAAGAACCACTTGAGGGAGTAGAGAGACGCAAATATTTCGTTGCGGTCCTGAAATAGTAAAAATGTGTCAATCACAATAATCCTCTAATGGCATCGTGCCATTtagacaaaatatatatattttactatagAATTAGTTGGACTTTTTTTTGTCAGTTATGTATTCGTAATACCAGATCCACAGTAATCCTGGTATTTCatagtaatttattttaatataataccaCACAgcaaaactgtttaaacacatGAAGCAGCAAAACTTTtgttaacacttttttttatcatgcAGTAAGCGAAATATTTGTACAACTGTTTTtgtaagatttaaaaaagacTATATTAATTACAGCAAAAGttttcaaaacttaaaaaaaaaactgtccCTCATTTCAAGATTGAAAAAAAACCTTAGCCATGATGACATAATAATCACTATTCACTATTACACTTACcagatgtttttttaatcgaGGAGaaaatttctttaatattttatcgtGGTGTTCTTGGAAACGCATGAGTTTTGGAAAACCAGGGATGAAGAAACCGTGCATTCGGTGTTTGGCTTCGTATAATAATGAATGGAGAGCCCAGAATGCTTCCTGTGTGGTTTAATCGTAAATTTTAACtgtgattaaaaaaaattcttgccAAAGAGCCAAAATGCATCCTGATAACATTTAccaaaggtctatgggagtagtaaggatatggttttataattctttaaatattctttgtttacttccaaatgggaggagaaaatacaatgaaaaggtgtcccatctgccccaccctgctatatatatatatataagcttgACCAAATACACTTAATATTTTCACCTCTTCACTCATAAACATAAGAAGTAAAGCAGCGATTTGTGACATTCCTTGACAATAACCAACCTCGGTGTTGTACATTGAATAAGCAGCCAATACGTGGAATAACTGCTGTTGTTTAATgctgtaaatataaacatataatacatGACTAGTTAAGTTAAGTAGTTATATTGGGCATTGGTAATGGTTATGTATGAAAATGtcacaaaatgaaaaattaaaggaAACAAACATAtggtatgtttatttaaaattgcacAGCAAATGTGTATTTTGTGTAGAATAAATGAGTGAGTAATCTTTGGCCTGCATCACAGGTGCTTCACTGCAGGAAACATGTACTTTCTAGATTAAAAATAGCGCTATCTTATTTATACAGGGTTGTTAAGcacataattaatttaaacaatatactcGGTGCTCTTGAAATTGACTAGATTAATaagtgatatttttatttgttcataATTCAAACTCAAAAGACATCACCTTATAACCCATACACctcaaaaatatttagtttctATCACACCCTAAAAAggatgtttatataaaaaccaaaataaacatCCTAATTTATAaaggtgaggtcttcagttgGGACAACTGGGACATAGGATGTAAGTCTATTGACCCATTACATTACATTTGCCCACTATGCCTTTGTATCATAATAATACAAGCCTCATACCACACTTGTTTCCGATACttgaaactaaaataatcAATATCACTTTAAAAGCCATTGTCGGCTGATTAAACACAGACATTGAATTCCTATTATGGGAAGTTCTATGAAGCAAAGTTTTCCAAACACTCTAAACATAATACCTTTTATATTACACGAATAAAGNNNNNNNNNNNNNNNNNNNNNNNNNNNNNNNNNNNNNNNNNNNNNNNNNNNNNNNNNNNNNNNNNNNNNNNNNNNNNNNNNNNNNNNNNNNNNNNNNNNNNNNNNNNNNNNNNNNNNNNNNNNNNNNNNNNNNNNNNNNNNNNNNNNNNNNNNNNNNNNNNNNNNNNNNNNNNNNNNNNNNNNNNNNNNNNNNNNNNNNNNNNNNNNNNNNNNNNNNNNNNNNNNNNNNNNNNNNNNNNNNNNNNNNNNNNNNNNNNNNNNNNNNNNNNNNNNNNNNNNNNNNNNNNNNNNNNNNNNNNNNNNNNNNNNNNNNNNNNNNNNNNNNNNNNNNNNNNNNNNNNNNNNNNNNNNNNNNNNNNNNNNNNNNNNNNNNNNNNNNNNNNNNNNNNNNNNNNNNNNNNNNNNNNNNNNNNNNNNNNNNNNNNNNNNNNNNNNNNNNNNNNNNNNNNNNNNNNNNNNNNNNNNNNNNNNNNNNNNNNNNNNNNNNNNNNNNNNNNNNNNNNNNNNNNNNNNNNNNNNNNNNNNNNNNNNNNNNNNNNNNNNNNNNNNNNNNNNNNNNNNNNNNNNNNNNNNNNNNNNNNNNNNNNNNNNNNNNNNNNNNNNNNNNNNNNNNNNNNNNNNNNNNNNNNNNNNNNNNNNNNNNNNNNNNNNNNNNNNNNNNNNNNNNNNNNNNNNNNNNNNNNNNNNNNNNNNNNNNNNNNNNNNNNNNNNNNNNNNNNNNNNNNNNNNNNNNNNNNNNNNNNNNNNNNNNNNNNNNNNNNNNNNNNNNNNNNNNNNNNNNNNNNNNNNNNNNNNNNNNNNNNNNNNNNNNNNNNNNNNNNNNNNNNNNNNNNNNNNNNNNNNNNNNNNNNNNNNNNNNNNNNNNNNNNNNNNNNNNNNNNNNNNNNNNNNNNNNNNNNNNNNNNNNNNNNNNNNNNNNNNNNNNNNNNNNNNNNNNNNNNNNNNNNNNNNNNNNNNNNNNNNNNNNNNNNNNNNNNNNNNNNNNNNNNNNNNNNNNNNNNNNNNNNNNNNNNNNNNNNNNNNNNNNNNNNNNNNNNNNNNNNNNNNNNNNNNNNNNNNNNNNNNNNNNNNNNNNNNNNNNNNNNNNNNNNNNNNNNN from Ciona intestinalis chromosome 2, KH, whole genome shotgun sequence carries:
- the LOC100186824 gene encoding USP6 N-terminal-like protein isoform X2 — translated: MYNTEVGYCQGMSQIAALLLMFMSEEEAFWALHSLLYEAKHRMHGFFIPGFPKLMRFQEHHDKILKKFSPRLKKHLDRNEIFASLYSLKWFFQCFLDRTPFPLTLRIWDIYVLEGERVLTAMSFTALRIHKTALKKMDMDGIVRFLQEKLSQDFGLDDDAVIEQLKINMGELKRAGVDLPPPAGEEELPKLPFGLKVKPTFAQETGLRSPVTIKSSEEKKKKSSSIRGSKRKSKKDKKKEEQIPNGAIPTPSSNISSPQQKKSDEKSSVKKKEERPQVESVASPVEKKNSSKKENRKKSVEHVPSNTKESSPLSDAPVSSDDVQSSGKRTAKVTPSSSTKQPPNNPTKRTNGQLRLPNDSSSESHGSHDNGKVQIVWKAPSPGKTPSPAHNDKFFGGSPKWVTPRANWGSISAATSPTKNESSSYKKSKSAEHLRNHSTVPRSHDKANAPSTFDSSGSGEIPDSGGVSGGAGPAEVSPSARPFSVYDNVHGAAGGSGPTISVTPLKEISEGDTDSMYENKMEESLENLRELAAGLSRDPSPMPGGSYRGRRTPRSTPSYLPLSGEPRIRAEQMSRSRSLEMDDVINTTQTHPYPTPLSKSMHSVVTAANAPQPNSAFRRAVEDAGIRTPLPRPPSSTMLPSVLSPNCDRVTYKPQRQEQRRWNETPLDSNSWLPSPEYYPDLESIPVPVHLYNRNNNTPDKRLPYPQHAHPNVYSRYVASDIKSVNRVAQNPTTPNMKVTRYEPEPNNWVDIMKLSPEHSPAPHHVTTTHVTSSAPTSYPPRLEIRHQQPEVHPPPYVSPRHQNYAVPDSDVEYEYVTSPAMTSSWSRTRRKNSSSIAVQTDSYFAASTDV
- the LOC100186824 gene encoding USP6 N-terminal-like protein isoform X1; protein product: MYNTEVGYCQGMSQIAALLLMFMSEEEAFWALHSLLYEAKHRMHGFFIPGFPKLMRFQEHHDKILKKFSPRLKKHLDRNEIFASLYSLKWFFQCFLDRTPFPLTLRIWDIYVLEGERVLTAMSFTALRIHKTALKKMDMDGIVRFLQEKLSQDFGLDDDAVIEQLKINMGELKRAGVDLPPPAGEEELPKLPFGLKVKPTFAQETGLRSPVTIKSSEEKKKKSSSIRGSKRKSKKDKKKEEQIPNGAIPTPSSNISSPQQKKSDEKSSVKKKEERPQVESVASPVEKKNSSKKENRKKSVEHVPSNTKESSPLSDAPVSSDDVQSSGKRTAKVTPSSSTKQPPNNPPKRTNGQLRLPNDSSSESHGSHDNGKVQIVWKAPSPGKTPSPAHNDKFFGGSPKWVTPRANWGSISAATSPTKNESSSYKKSKSAEHLRNHSTVPRSHDKANAPSTFDSSGSGEIPDSGGVSGGAGPAEVSPSARPFSVYDNVHGAAGGSGPTISVTPLKEISEGDTDSMYENKMEESLENLRELAAGLSRDPSPMPGGSYRGRRTPRSTPSYLPLSGEPRIRAEQMSRSRSLEMDDVINTTQTHPYPTPLSKSMHSVVTAANAPQPNSAFRRAVEDAGIRTPLPRPPSSTMLPSVLSPNCDRVTYKPQRQEQRRWNETPLDSNSWLPSPEYYPDLESIPVPVHLYNRNNNTPDKRLPYPQHAHPNVYSRYVASDIKSVNRVAQNPTTPNMKVTRYEPEPNNWVDIMKLSPEHSPAPHHVTTTHVTSSAPTSYPPRLEIRHQQPEVHPPPYVSPRHQNYAVPDSDVEYEYVTSPAMTSSWSRTRRKNSSSIAVQTDSYFAASTDV